The following coding sequences are from one Epinephelus fuscoguttatus linkage group LG7, E.fuscoguttatus.final_Chr_v1 window:
- the LOC125892375 gene encoding hemicentin-1-like, giving the protein MWLVKVLGVIYLTAVCAAQDQEDATAVAGESAPTDPTPMTMSIGTVYVPPEPSVQLLSGWTEVFLSEKVEFSCNVDGSSDWTFTWYRDEQQVQDSDPNVSIEGSKLTLTAASDAQSGSYSCKGHHKTKSSVMTGTAIPIKLKVHANKPKPSLTQDSNTEKMFLGESVTFTCKVTESSGWNYLWYHNGNEIQSADSTTHTIGSIDRPDSGRYHCKAKRGKDQFFTEESDTKTLQVFDQPRPSVKMVSPWLEVFENETLAFSCEVDINDDWTYTWYKNKEVVPDDMNIDKVDSYLNITWITRASQGDYTCGVQVGSRRRSSGISNATHITVYENTPKPTLTKVPAFNPMYVGETVTFTCKVSVSSGWKYQWYRDGHMLKHTSETISIRLGLSDQGKYLCTATRDEMTSTDFSEEIPQDVLEIPLPSLKLETKWLDVFPDESVKLSCEMNSISDWTYTWEKGGQQVQADAVVSFHSNGATLDIRSAAATHAGEYHCKGHLMGRSVKGNSSSGLTLSVYDKKPRLVLTQDPDYKVMFPGESVSFTCHINVSSGWEYLWFKGGSLLTVPGNKYSISSVGPTNSGLYTCQVKRGTDRVFLTDATQLIRLQVEGNKPKPSMTQTPNADKVFTGELVSFECKVTLSSGWKYLWYKDEAQLSMNSSIHTIRDATVSDSGTYKCVALRDKTTYSTEFSDTRALRVSEIPVPVLKLETPWPDVFPTESVKLSCDMDRTSDWKYTWYKDGQQVQAKNSVSFKSDGAILSIDSASPSHRGRYKCLGELKSRPVKSIFSSEQTLDVYDTKPRVRLMQNPTHDVMHSGDSVSFSCHTNVSSGWEYLWYKDGTQNTESGKNYTIGSVETSNTGSYQCLVRRVGSSEFLSDESEAARLEVKERPQANIVLLTGWSEVFSTDSLLLRCGVQESPDKLNYVWNYTWFKEGQPIIQPLTEKHTVTPQNDPEQSLYTCRGVRNGRPSYSKISDSFKTKNLLLKRRVLLSISGCIFFGIIAVFIGCIALRIFRKPADDDEKPEDTELFPTMAQLKDRDDAACPLVKYITDAELRASPKEAEENGTICSETTPLPITSQEDQAVTSENHDTTENNGGLVSFKQ; this is encoded by the exons ATat ATTTGACCGCTGTTTGTGCCGCTCAGGATCAAGAAGATG CCACCGCTGTGGCCGGAGAATCTGCTCCAACTGATCCTACTCCAATGACAATGAGTATTGGAACTGTCTATG TGCCTCCTGAACCATCTGTGCAGCTACTGTCAGGATGGACGGAGGTGTTCCTCTCAGAGAAAGTGGAGTTCAGTTGTAATGTCGATGGCAGCTCTGACTGGACCTTCACCTGGTACAGAGATGAACAGCAAGTACAAGATTCAGATCCAAATGTGTCTATCGAGGGATCCAAGCTTACACTCACCGCAGCATCAGACGCACAATCTGGAAGTTATTCTTGTAAAGGTCATCACAAAACAAAGAGCAGTGTTATGACTGGAACTGCTATCCCAATCAAGCTCAAAGTTCATG CAAACAAGCCCAAGCCCAGTTTAACTCAAGATTCAAACACTGAAAAGATGTTCCTCGGAGAGTCTGTCACCTTCACATGCAAGGTCACCGAGTCCTCTGGATGGAATTATCTGTGGTACCATAATGGAAATGAAATTCAATCCGCTGATAGTACGACTCATACCATAGGGTCTATAGATCGTCCTGACAGTGGACGATACCACTGCAAAGCCAAGAGAGGCAAAGACCAATTCTTTACAGAGGAGAGTGACACAAAAACTCTGCAGGTCTTTG ACCAGCCTAGACCGTCTGTGAAGATGGTGAGTCCCTGGCTGGAGGTGTTTGAAAATGAGACGCTGGCTTTTAGCTGTGAAGTCGACATCAACGATGATTGGACGTACACCTGGTACAAAAATAAAGAAGTGGTACCGGACGACATGAACATTGACAAAGTGGACTCATATCTCAACATCACTTGGATAACTCGAGCTTCTCAAGGAGACTATACCTGTGGTGTTCAAGTCGGTTCCAGGAGACGCAGCTCTGGAATCAGCAATGCAACTCACATCACCGTTTATG aaaacacaccaaaaccaaCATTGACCAAGGTTCCTGCTTTTAACCCTATGTACGTTGGAGAAACTGTGACCTTCACATGCAAAGTCAGTGTGTCCTCTGGCTGGAAGTATCAGTGGTACAGAGATGGACACATGCTTAAACACACCAGCGAGACCATCAGCATTCGTCTTGGTCTTTCTGATCAGGGGAAATACCTGTGCACAGCCACCAGAGATGAAATGACATCAACAGACTTCAGTGAGGAAATACCACAAGATGTTCTTG aAATTCCCCTTCCGTCTTTGAAGCTGGAAACAAAGTGGTTGGACGTATTCCCTGATGAGAGTGTGAAGTTGAGCTGTGAGATGAACAGCATCTCTGACTGGACTTACACGTGGGAAAAAGGCGGACAGCAGGTCcaggctgatgctgttgtgtctTTTCACTCAAATGGAGCTACCCTTGACATCAGATCTGCTGCAGCTACACACGCAGGAGAATATCACTGTAAGGGACACCTGATGGGAAGGTCTGTCAAAGGCAACTCGAGTTCTGGACTTACCCTCTCGGTGTATG ATAAGAAACCCAGACTCGTACTGACACAGGATCCAGACTACAAGGTGATGTTCCCCGGAGAGTCAGTCTCCTTTACCTGTCACATTAATGTCTCCAGTGGATGGGAGTACCTGTGGTTCAAAGGAGGCTCTCTACTTACCGTACCTGGAAACAAATACTCCATCAGCTCTGTTGGACCAACAAATAGTGGTTTATATACATGTCAAGTAAAAAGAGGCACCGATCGAGTCTTCCTCACTGACGCCACTCAGCTTATACGCCTTCAAGTTGAAG GGAACAAGCCTAAGCCTTCGATGACTCAAACGCCAAATGCTGACAAGGTGTTCACTGGAGAGTTGGTGTCCTTCGAATGTAAGGTCACACTCTCGTCTGGTTGGAAGTATCTCTGGTACAAAGACGAAGCACAACTCTCTATGAACAGCAGTATTCATACCATCCGTGATGCCACTGTATcagacagtgggacttataagTGCGTGGCCCTGAGAGACAAAACAACGTACAGTACAGAGTTCAGTGATACTCGGGCTTTGCGCGTATCTG AAATTCCTGTTCCAGTCTTGAAGCTGGAAACGCCATGGCCAGATGTGTTCCCCACTGAGAGTGTGAAGTTGAGCTGTGACATGGACCGCACCTCCGACTGGAAGTACACATGGTACAAAGATGGACAGCAGGTCCAGGCTAAAAATAGTGTGTCTTTTAAGTCGGATGGAGCCATTCTTTCCATCGATTCTGCTTCACCCTCACACCGTGGACGATACAAGTGTTTAGGAGAGCTCAAGAGCCGGCCTGTCAAGAGCATTTTCAGTTCTGAGCAAACTCTTGATGTTTACG ATACAAAACCCAGAGTCAGACTGATGCAGAATCCCACACACGATGTGATGCATAGTGGAGATTCAGTCTCCTTCAGCTGTCACACTAATGTCTCGTCTGGATGGGAATACCTGTGGTACAAAGATGGCACTCAAAACACTGAATCTGGAAAAAATTACACGATCGGGTCTGTTGAAACATCCAACACTGGATCATATCAATGCCTCGTTAGAAGAGTAGGAAGTTCAGAGTTCCTCTCAGACGAGAGTGAAGCTGCAAGGCTTGAGGTTAAGG AGCGCCCACAGGCTAATATCGTCCTGTTGACTGGCTGGTCCGAGGTCTTCTCCACCGACAGCTTGCTGCTCAGATGTGGGGTGCAGGAAAGTCCGGACAAGTTGAACTACGTGTGGAACTACACGTG GTTTAAAGAGGGCCAACCAATCATTCAGCCGCTCACTGAAAAACATACAGTCACACCCCAGAATGACCCTGAGCAGAGCCTGTACACCTGCCGGGGCGTTCGCAATGGCAGACCATCATATTCAAAAATCAGTGATTCTTTCAAGACCAAGAACCTTC TTTTGAAGAGGAGAGTGCTTCTTTCCATCTCTGGCTGTATCTTCTTTGGCATCATCGCTGTCTTCATTGGATGCATTGCCCTCAGAATCTTCCGCAAACCAG ctgatgatgatgagaagCCAGAAGACACAGAGCTGTTTCCTACCATGGCTCAGCTAAAGGACCGTGATG ATGCAGCCTGTCCACTGGTTAAGTACATTACTGATGCAGAACTGAGAGCTTCACCTAAAG AAGCAGAAGAGAACGGCACGATTTGCAGTGAAACAACACCCTTACCAATAACTTCACAGGAGGACCAAG CTGTGACGAGTGAGAAccatgacacaacagaaaacaacgGTGGACTGGTTTCCTTTAAACAATGA